A stretch of the Flavobacterium aquiphilum genome encodes the following:
- a CDS encoding DUF4955 domain-containing protein, translated as MYNYSKTRLQKGLIVVLNLFAITSVSAQKESKIFEDYKKNRSILPDFSYVGYHNGEKKIPNITDYKYFDVTDFGARANDGVSDKIAIQMAINAANKNGSGIVYFPKGRFLVNEDGDLPNSIVSKNGHIIFRGSGSGSGGTELYMKNALPPTNPAQMWTVPPLFIFGSGGSDKKIGQVTAAASIGDLSIKVSSTDGLNSGDWIVLQLLDNNKDLIASELKNNKAEPQWTYLVEKGIDVKVFYQIKNINKETLILNAPIAYTIDPKYKWEVLKFANSEEVGIEDIAFTGNFTEKFVHHRSWRDDSGYTMLNIRKSTNSWMQNCRFTNCSVATTIAQSANISILNCKIDGNGGHQAINSNGSTNVLIANCVDLASQWHSFGCSHGSMNTVIWKCTYPSTTCFESHSSQPRNTLLDQVEGGLMNGRGGGATENMPNHMQGLVLWNYKQTNEAVKDFEFWPPTAVFEWWKIPNPIVVGFTSQGTTFKMEQLGLSESLDKAVEPASLYLAQLQLRLNRLPNWVNEIQEKK; from the coding sequence ATGTATAATTATAGTAAAACAAGGCTTCAAAAAGGATTAATTGTTGTTCTGAATTTGTTTGCAATAACTTCTGTTTCAGCTCAAAAGGAATCAAAAATATTTGAAGACTATAAAAAAAACAGAAGTATCCTACCCGATTTCTCTTATGTTGGTTATCATAATGGTGAAAAGAAAATCCCTAATATAACGGATTATAAATATTTTGATGTAACCGATTTTGGTGCAAGAGCTAATGATGGTGTTTCAGATAAAATAGCCATTCAAATGGCAATCAATGCGGCCAATAAAAACGGGTCGGGAATAGTTTATTTTCCGAAAGGGAGATTTTTAGTCAATGAAGATGGTGATTTGCCAAACTCTATTGTTTCAAAAAACGGACATATTATTTTCAGAGGCAGTGGTTCCGGATCGGGAGGTACTGAATTATATATGAAAAATGCGCTTCCGCCAACAAATCCAGCTCAAATGTGGACTGTTCCGCCGCTATTTATTTTTGGAAGTGGTGGTAGCGATAAAAAAATAGGACAGGTTACTGCAGCAGCTTCTATTGGTGATTTGTCAATAAAAGTAAGCTCAACAGACGGTTTAAATTCAGGAGACTGGATTGTTTTACAATTATTAGATAATAATAAAGACTTAATCGCATCTGAATTAAAAAACAATAAAGCGGAGCCTCAATGGACTTATCTTGTCGAAAAGGGTATTGATGTCAAAGTTTTTTACCAAATTAAAAACATAAATAAAGAAACACTTATCCTAAATGCCCCCATTGCATACACCATTGATCCAAAATACAAATGGGAAGTTTTAAAATTTGCTAATAGCGAAGAAGTCGGGATAGAAGACATTGCATTTACAGGCAACTTCACAGAAAAATTTGTACATCATCGTTCTTGGAGAGACGATAGCGGTTATACAATGTTAAACATTAGAAAAAGTACAAATTCATGGATGCAAAATTGCCGTTTTACAAATTGCAGTGTTGCAACAACCATAGCACAAAGCGCTAATATTTCGATTTTAAATTGTAAAATAGATGGGAATGGAGGTCATCAAGCTATTAATTCCAATGGTTCAACTAATGTATTGATAGCCAATTGTGTTGACTTGGCATCACAATGGCATTCTTTCGGTTGTTCCCATGGTTCTATGAATACTGTAATCTGGAAATGTACCTATCCTTCGACTACCTGTTTTGAATCTCATTCCAGTCAACCCAGAAATACATTACTTGATCAAGTTGAAGGTGGCTTGATGAACGGTCGTGGTGGTGGAGCAACTGAGAATATGCCTAATCATATGCAAGGATTAGTACTTTGGAATTATAAACAAACCAATGAAGCTGTAAAAGATTTTGAATTTTGGCCTCCCACAGCCGTATTTGAATGGTGGAAAATCCCCAATCCTATAGTTGTTGGATTTACAAGTCAGGGAACCACTTTCAAAATGGAGCAATTAGGACTATCTGAATCACTTGATAAAGCGGTTGAGCCAGCTTCATTGTACTTGGCACAATTGCAATTAAGATTAAATAGATTGCCTAATTGGGTTAACGAAATTCAAGAAAAGAAATAA
- a CDS encoding sensor histidine kinase, with the protein MTQIKDSAKSKNHNIILLYIILFFSCTSLIVINYITIRILSASRAYINGESHYSKGQNKASRYLITYLYTENNKNWESFNKELSVPLGDQLARVALTQNLNDSIAKRGFRTGRNKEDDLDDLIWVFKNFNTVPFLKKAIDEWKNADESVNQLHKIGIKVHQKLQVEKLDEETKRKLSSEISLICERLGAAADRFSNIVGDGTRKIKDNLITINIFFILLIISSTSIYYVITLKKMILSEKALKSKKAQLREMVNDLEKTKIELSTEIVQHKKLIGTISHDIKSPLKYLAMTNKYIYEEAKNYDNEKLKKNTKSVYSSTLQLFNFIDSLLTYSKIFFGGKSSENSVYNLKELVQMKHNLFHEIAEASNNILINEIDEKITTKINKDILSVVLHNIIDNAIKNTEDGVIKTYSYIKNKKLYLIVEDTGKGFKEEDLVYYNQLSNQQSAEKLMLKNSGMGILMIVELIHILNGDINFFNKKEQGAKVEIITDLN; encoded by the coding sequence ATGACTCAAATTAAAGACTCAGCGAAATCAAAAAATCACAATATAATCCTCCTCTATATCATCCTGTTTTTTTCATGTACCTCACTAATTGTCATAAACTATATTACGATTAGAATTTTATCGGCATCAAGGGCATACATAAACGGTGAGTCACATTATTCCAAAGGGCAAAACAAGGCCTCCCGGTATTTAATCACTTATTTATATACAGAAAACAATAAAAATTGGGAATCATTTAATAAAGAATTGAGCGTCCCATTGGGAGACCAATTGGCAAGAGTCGCTTTAACTCAAAACCTTAATGACAGCATTGCAAAAAGAGGTTTTAGGACTGGGAGAAATAAAGAAGATGATTTAGATGATTTAATTTGGGTTTTCAAGAATTTTAATACAGTACCATTTCTTAAAAAAGCAATTGATGAATGGAAAAACGCTGATGAATCAGTAAACCAACTACATAAAATAGGTATAAAAGTCCATCAAAAACTTCAAGTCGAAAAACTAGATGAGGAAACAAAGCGCAAGCTTTCATCAGAAATCAGTTTAATATGCGAAAGGCTTGGTGCCGCTGCAGATAGATTCTCAAATATTGTTGGTGACGGCACCCGGAAAATTAAAGACAATCTAATCACTATAAACATTTTTTTCATTTTATTAATCATTAGTAGTACAAGTATCTACTATGTGATTACATTAAAAAAAATGATCCTCTCAGAAAAAGCTCTTAAGAGCAAAAAGGCACAATTACGTGAAATGGTTAATGACTTAGAAAAAACCAAAATCGAATTATCAACAGAAATTGTCCAACATAAAAAGTTAATCGGAACAATAAGTCACGATATAAAAAGTCCGCTGAAGTATTTGGCAATGACCAACAAATATATCTACGAGGAAGCTAAAAATTATGATAATGAAAAATTAAAAAAGAATACAAAATCTGTTTATTCTTCCACACTTCAATTATTCAATTTCATCGATAGCCTACTAACCTATTCCAAAATCTTCTTTGGAGGCAAATCCTCTGAGAATTCTGTTTATAATCTAAAAGAACTGGTACAAATGAAACACAATTTATTTCATGAAATTGCTGAGGCTTCCAATAACATTTTAATAAATGAAATTGATGAAAAAATTACAACAAAAATAAACAAGGACATATTATCCGTTGTTCTCCACAACATCATTGATAATGCTATAAAAAACACTGAAGATGGAGTCATTAAAACATATAGCTATATTAAAAACAAAAAATTATATCTTATAGTAGAAGACACAGGAAAGGGATTTAAAGAAGAGGATTTGGTTTATTACAATCAATTAAGCAATCAACAATCCGCAGAAAAATTAATGCTAAAAAACAGCGGAATGGGAATTCTTATGATCGTAGAATTAATACATATACTGAATGGTGACATCAATTTTTTCAACAAAAAAGAACAAGGAGCCAAAGTTGAAATAATTACGGATTTGAATTAG
- a CDS encoding response regulator transcription factor: MIKKILIVDDHFIVRSGMSLLLENEIEGIQVFGANDFPEALVELEKNFFDLVILDINLPGGKKYYMIDDLREIQKDVKILIFSAHEEEIYAFRYIQAGANGYLNKLSESDTIVKAVKTVLEVGKYISMDILEKFIAFSQNKGENSNPLEDLTQREFEIAELLVKGFGNLEIANELDIKMTTVSTHKLNIFKKAHITNIIELSELFKKFTV, from the coding sequence ATGATAAAAAAAATACTTATTGTTGATGATCATTTTATTGTAAGATCTGGAATGTCACTTTTGTTGGAAAATGAAATAGAGGGTATTCAGGTTTTTGGTGCCAATGATTTTCCGGAAGCACTGGTTGAATTGGAAAAGAATTTTTTCGACTTGGTCATATTGGATATCAATTTGCCCGGAGGGAAAAAATATTATATGATTGACGATTTAAGGGAAATACAAAAAGATGTGAAAATATTAATTTTTTCGGCTCATGAGGAAGAAATTTATGCTTTTCGTTATATCCAGGCAGGAGCCAATGGGTATTTGAATAAGCTTAGCGAAAGCGATACCATTGTAAAAGCGGTAAAAACCGTTTTGGAAGTTGGAAAATATATTTCGATGGATATTCTTGAAAAGTTTATAGCTTTTTCCCAAAATAAGGGAGAAAACAGCAATCCTTTGGAAGACCTTACTCAACGTGAATTTGAAATAGCCGAACTTCTTGTAAAAGGATTTGGCAACCTTGAAATAGCAAATGAATTGGATATAAAAATGACGACCGTAAGTACCCACAAATTAAACATTTTCAAAAAGGCTCATATAACCAACATCATTGAATTATCTGAATTATTTAAAAAATTTACGGTTTGA
- a CDS encoding DUF7594 domain-containing protein, with protein sequence MKKNVLSFIVLCIAVVMPVNAQSEKIKILESAFVQGGETSLEAFGVSKPENMLVFNSKTNTKYSRTTFMKFKIPEGMNCLNSVRISLQIVVFKNKDFPDSKFDLDVQAVPEGKWSSQSITFNNAPKLGDVLGSAQLDQSLDGKMGRVEIKLKEETVNKLIKESKNGILTIALANNVFSRISAAIGKDSFLIVE encoded by the coding sequence ATGAAAAAAAATGTGTTGAGTTTTATTGTTTTATGCATTGCGGTTGTCATGCCTGTTAATGCTCAAAGTGAAAAAATTAAAATATTAGAAAGTGCATTTGTACAAGGAGGAGAAACTTCATTAGAAGCCTTTGGGGTGTCAAAACCTGAAAATATGCTGGTATTCAACTCTAAAACAAATACTAAATATTCTAGAACAACCTTCATGAAATTCAAGATTCCTGAAGGAATGAATTGTTTAAATTCAGTGAGAATTTCTCTTCAAATAGTGGTATTTAAAAATAAAGATTTTCCAGATTCAAAATTTGATTTGGATGTGCAGGCTGTTCCTGAGGGAAAATGGAGCTCACAGAGTATTACATTTAATAATGCTCCAAAATTAGGGGATGTTTTGGGCTCTGCCCAACTTGATCAATCATTAGATGGTAAAATGGGCCGGGTCGAAATAAAATTAAAAGAAGAAACGGTAAATAAATTAATAAAAGAGTCAAAAAATGGAATATTAACAATTGCTTTGGCAAACAATGTATTTTCAAGAATAAGTGCAGCTATAGGGAAAGATTCTTTTTTGATTGTAGAATAA
- a CDS encoding beta-N-acetylhexosaminidase: MLRPFFITLLFSTALSFAQEVNIIPQPLQVSKNRGNFEITSKTSLVVANDADKSTAVFLNKYLSDYYGFQLPIVKKANKNYIRVISDKKAKGLKNEGYSLKSDEKGVEIFGNSAAGTFYGMQTLIQLLPVEKSKNLKIAQVGIKDEPRFAYRGGLLDVARYYYPVSFVKKFIDYLALHKMNYFHWHLTDDQGWRIEIKKYPKLTEIGSKRNGSIIDRRPGVVNDNKPEGGFYTQEEVKDIVKYATDRFITVIPEIEMPGHSGAAIAAYPQLSCFPKEKTDKVDELFADKSKQESADGKVKFVVETWGVKNDVYVPTEQTFQFLQDVLDEVIPLFPSKYIHIGGDECPKDAWKRSEFCQNLMKEKGLKDEHELQSYFIQRMEKYINSKGKTIIGWDEILEGGLAPNAVVMSWTGEKGGITAAKAKHQVIMTPYKNVYLDLNQTENEKQVTQGGLTLIEKVYNYDPVPKELTSEETNYVLGSQACLWTEYISNPAKAEYMLFPRLSALSEVLWSSKENKNWIEFQKKIETQKKRYDIWGTNYFKE; this comes from the coding sequence ATGTTAAGACCATTTTTCATTACGCTGCTTTTTTCTACTGCATTATCATTTGCGCAGGAAGTAAATATCATTCCTCAACCGCTGCAGGTTTCCAAAAATAGAGGAAATTTTGAGATTACATCAAAAACAAGTTTGGTCGTTGCCAATGATGCAGATAAGTCAACTGCAGTTTTCCTGAACAAATATCTGTCGGATTATTATGGTTTTCAATTACCGATAGTAAAAAAAGCAAATAAGAATTATATCAGGGTCATAAGCGATAAAAAAGCCAAAGGGCTCAAAAACGAAGGCTATAGTTTGAAATCGGATGAAAAAGGAGTTGAAATTTTTGGGAATTCAGCAGCTGGAACTTTCTATGGCATGCAAACATTGATTCAATTGTTGCCTGTCGAAAAAAGTAAAAACCTAAAAATTGCTCAGGTTGGGATTAAAGACGAGCCTCGTTTTGCATACAGAGGTGGTTTATTGGATGTCGCACGTTATTATTACCCTGTTTCTTTCGTTAAAAAATTCATCGATTATTTGGCATTGCATAAAATGAATTATTTCCATTGGCACTTGACAGACGATCAGGGTTGGCGCATCGAAATTAAAAAATATCCCAAACTAACCGAAATTGGTTCCAAGAGAAACGGATCCATTATTGATAGACGCCCCGGTGTTGTGAACGATAATAAACCCGAAGGTGGTTTTTACACTCAGGAGGAAGTCAAAGATATTGTAAAATATGCCACAGATCGTTTTATTACGGTAATTCCGGAGATCGAAATGCCTGGACATAGTGGTGCGGCAATTGCTGCTTATCCCCAGTTGAGTTGTTTTCCGAAAGAGAAAACAGATAAAGTTGACGAATTATTCGCCGATAAAAGTAAACAGGAATCGGCAGATGGAAAAGTGAAATTTGTTGTGGAAACCTGGGGAGTAAAAAATGATGTATATGTACCAACTGAACAGACATTCCAGTTTTTGCAGGATGTATTGGATGAAGTAATCCCTTTGTTTCCTTCAAAATATATTCACATTGGCGGGGATGAATGTCCAAAAGATGCCTGGAAACGAAGTGAGTTTTGTCAAAATTTGATGAAAGAAAAAGGCTTGAAAGATGAACATGAACTGCAAAGTTACTTCATCCAAAGAATGGAAAAATATATCAACTCTAAAGGAAAGACAATAATAGGTTGGGACGAAATCCTGGAAGGTGGTCTTGCGCCAAATGCTGTTGTAATGAGTTGGACAGGAGAGAAGGGAGGTATTACTGCCGCTAAAGCAAAGCATCAGGTGATTATGACCCCATACAAAAATGTTTATTTGGATCTTAACCAAACCGAAAATGAAAAACAAGTTACTCAGGGAGGTCTAACCCTTATTGAAAAAGTTTATAATTATGATCCGGTTCCAAAAGAATTAACATCAGAAGAAACCAATTATGTTTTAGGTTCTCAGGCATGTCTTTGGACGGAGTACATTTCAAATCCAGCCAAAGCAGAATATATGTTGTTTCCTCGGTTGAGTGCTTTAAGTGAAGTTTTATGGTCTTCAAAAGAAAACAAAAACTGGATTGAATTCCAAAAAAAAATCGAGACCCAAAAAAAAAGATATGATATTTGGGGAACTAATTATTTTAAAGAATAG
- a CDS encoding sulfatase family protein encodes MKNIKYSIYTKFFLLISLLFGVICTAQNNAKNKTAPNLLIILADQWRGQAMGFEGKEPVMTPSLDKFAKESLVLTQMVANYPVCSPSRAMLLTAQYPIKNHVYSNVNSESAPYGVELSKDAVCWSDVLKQNGYSNGYIGKWHLDSPYKPYVPTSNNIGKVAWNEWTSPERRHGFDYWYGYGTYDEHDKPMYWDTNAKRDEFQYVNQWGPIHEADKALAFMKNEGGQLRKEGAPFSLVVSMNPPHSGYYSVPKKYYELYKDIPLKDLVKDPNIPAEGTEQGDQYRKDVRYYYANITGVDEQIGRIIQGLKDQKLDENTIVIVMSDHGNCLGKHSEVSKNNIYEESLRIPFFIYWKGHITPRIDNTFLGSIPDIYPTLLELMGMKDKTPKDIDGKSYAQYYLNGKGEKPAEQYILGAIISNNVNVNTGFRGIRTKDYKLAYVKKKKKGEYVLYDLKADPFEMNNIYKSDLPIVKRLQPVLVQWLKKTGDDFVLDK; translated from the coding sequence ATGAAAAATATTAAATACAGTATTTATACAAAGTTTTTTTTATTAATCTCTCTTCTATTTGGCGTTATATGCACTGCCCAAAATAATGCTAAGAACAAAACAGCACCAAACCTGCTAATTATTTTGGCAGATCAATGGAGAGGGCAGGCAATGGGATTTGAAGGGAAAGAACCCGTTATGACTCCTTCTTTGGATAAATTTGCCAAAGAAAGTTTGGTATTAACCCAAATGGTAGCAAATTATCCGGTTTGTTCTCCATCAAGAGCTATGTTGTTGACAGCTCAATATCCAATTAAAAACCATGTTTACAGCAATGTAAATTCAGAGTCAGCTCCTTATGGAGTTGAATTATCAAAAGATGCAGTTTGTTGGTCTGACGTACTAAAGCAAAATGGCTATTCCAATGGTTATATCGGAAAATGGCATTTGGATTCCCCTTACAAGCCTTATGTGCCAACATCAAATAACATTGGAAAAGTTGCCTGGAATGAATGGACTTCCCCAGAGAGAAGACATGGTTTTGATTACTGGTATGGTTATGGAACCTATGATGAACATGACAAACCGATGTATTGGGATACCAATGCTAAAAGGGATGAATTTCAATACGTGAACCAATGGGGGCCTATTCATGAAGCTGATAAAGCATTGGCATTTATGAAAAATGAAGGTGGGCAACTCCGTAAAGAAGGTGCTCCTTTTTCATTGGTAGTTTCCATGAATCCTCCACACTCAGGATATTATAGTGTTCCAAAAAAATATTACGAGCTCTACAAGGACATCCCTCTGAAAGATTTGGTAAAAGATCCTAATATCCCAGCAGAAGGAACTGAACAAGGTGATCAGTATCGAAAAGATGTTCGTTACTATTATGCCAATATTACTGGGGTTGATGAACAAATAGGCCGTATAATACAGGGGTTAAAAGATCAAAAGCTGGATGAAAACACTATTGTGATAGTTATGTCTGATCATGGTAATTGTTTAGGAAAACATTCTGAAGTATCCAAAAATAACATTTATGAAGAATCCCTAAGAATCCCATTTTTCATTTATTGGAAGGGGCATATCACGCCTCGAATAGACAACACCTTCTTAGGCAGTATCCCTGATATTTACCCGACGCTTCTGGAATTAATGGGAATGAAAGATAAAACACCAAAAGACATCGACGGAAAAAGTTACGCCCAATATTATCTCAATGGTAAAGGAGAAAAACCGGCAGAACAATATATTTTAGGAGCCATTATCAGCAATAATGTTAATGTAAATACAGGTTTTAGAGGTATCCGCACAAAAGATTACAAACTTGCTTATGTCAAGAAAAAAAAGAAAGGCGAATATGTATTATACGATTTAAAAGCTGACCCCTTTGAAATGAATAATATTTACAAATCGGATTTACCAATTGTAAAAAGACTGCAACCTGTTTTAGTACAGTGGCTAAAGAAAACAGGAGATGATTTTGTTTTAGATAAATAA